From one Erythrobacter sp. HKB08 genomic stretch:
- the mtnP gene encoding S-methyl-5'-thioadenosine phosphorylase: MGDWTIGIIGGSGLYQIDSLEDAQWIRVNSPFGEASDEILCGRIGNVKLRFLPRHGRGHRIPPSEVNARANIDALKRAGCTDILAISSVGSLREELEPGSFVVVDQFIDRTSKGQGARPSTFFGTGMVAHVSMAEPVCERLSGFAASAVEKAGGKVAKGGTYLAMEGPQFSTRAESHLYREWGADVIGMTAMPEAKLAREAEMPYALVGMVTDYDCWREDAAFVEVSEVIAQMQSNGDIARAAVEHFIAGLPKTRKVSPLDTVLDHAVITPPDARDPQMLARLDAVAGRIL, translated from the coding sequence ATGGGCGACTGGACGATCGGGATCATCGGGGGCAGCGGCCTCTACCAGATCGATTCCCTCGAGGATGCACAATGGATCCGCGTGAACTCGCCCTTCGGCGAGGCGTCCGACGAAATCCTGTGCGGCCGGATCGGCAATGTGAAGCTGCGCTTCCTGCCGCGCCACGGCCGCGGACATCGCATACCTCCGTCGGAAGTGAATGCGCGGGCCAACATCGACGCGCTCAAGCGCGCCGGCTGCACCGATATCCTCGCCATCTCCTCGGTCGGGAGCCTGCGCGAGGAGCTCGAACCCGGGAGTTTCGTCGTTGTCGACCAGTTCATCGACCGCACGTCCAAGGGGCAGGGGGCCAGGCCCTCGACCTTCTTCGGCACCGGCATGGTCGCCCATGTCAGCATGGCCGAACCGGTCTGCGAGCGGCTTTCCGGTTTCGCTGCGAGTGCAGTCGAGAAGGCAGGCGGCAAGGTCGCGAAGGGCGGGACCTATCTCGCGATGGAAGGCCCGCAGTTCTCGACCCGCGCCGAAAGCCACCTCTACCGCGAATGGGGCGCGGACGTGATCGGCATGACCGCCATGCCCGAGGCCAAGCTCGCGCGCGAAGCGGAGATGCCATACGCGCTCGTCGGCATGGTGACCGATTACGACTGCTGGCGCGAGGATGCTGCCTTCGTCGAAGTGAGCGAAGTGATCGCGCAGATGCAGTCGAACGGCGACATCGCGCGCGCCGCGGTCGAGCATTTCATCGCCGGGCTGCCCAAGACCCGCAAGGTATCGCCGCTCGACACGGTGCTCGACCATGCCGTGATTACCCCGCCCGATGCGCGCGACCCGCAGATGCTCGCGCGCCTTGACGCTGTTGCCGGGCGGATACTCTAG